From the genome of Ananas comosus cultivar F153 linkage group 18, ASM154086v1, whole genome shotgun sequence, one region includes:
- the LOC109724511 gene encoding acyl carrier protein 2, mitochondrial-like, with protein MAMAAARSALLKHLRVAAAAAPSPSPAAELFSGDRIALLLRRGFSEEVKGSFLDKDEVRDRIINVVKNFQKVDPSKVTPDAHFQKDLGLDSLDTVEIVMALEEEFGFEIPDNEADKIDSIKVAVDFIASHPQAK; from the exons atggcgatggcggcggcgagGAGCGCTCTCCTGAAGCACCTCcgcgtggcggcggcggcggcccccTCTCCGTCTCCGGCGGCGGAGCTCTTCTCCGGCGACCGCatcgccctcctcctccgccgcgggtTCTCGGAGGAGGTGAAGGGCTCCTTCCTCGACAAGGACGAGGTCCGGGATCGCATCATCAACGTCGTCAAGAACTTCCAAAAAGTCGACCCCTCCAAG GTGACACCGGATGCTCATTTCCAGAAGGACCTTGGCCTCGACAGCTTGGATACTGTGGAGATCGTCATGGCCCTGGAGGAGGAATTCGGGTTCGAGATACCCGATAATGAGGCCGACAAGATTGACTCCATCAAAGTGGCTGTCGACTTCATCGCCTCACATCCTCAAGCAAAATAA